Proteins encoded in a region of the Kineosporia corallincola genome:
- a CDS encoding EAL domain-containing protein gives MTMPRRGLRTLLVVLAVLGYLAVAVAFVLQPGSRLAMTWIADVSLTGAAVLAGVASIARGRRLRNSPRARITWYYFAAAALSWGFGALVECWYDLVRQQPVPSPSLADLGYLPAGVLFAIGLLRMALPGRNPAEWLRTLVDGLMIFVAVLLVGWVSVVGPAMHLSSAGLVPKALLLTYAAVDVALITLAVHLVLRVRGFELGSGLPIGPLVAGVVIYAVADTVVAYRTLAGEYQTGQFFDAGWLTGFTLLLIGTVMPQRERRAPRDMLHRQIGLLLPYFFIVAATALSVIIPEFTGTTYEATRWIRSSLILLMVVRQLLLMQENQHLTRDLEKRVVDRTRELNASHKRFKALVENSSDVVTLIDRDNRIVYSGDSVARVFGLSPTSLVGLDYQGFLDEPSRRTMAAGIAEISGTPLASTTFEAVLVFPDGRRVSIENTVTNLLDDPAVQAVVVNSRDISERRQLEDELVHQAFHDSLTGLANRALFLDRVEHATLRRTTSSEAVGVLFLDLDGFKEVNDSLGHATGDSLLVDVARRLTSCLRPGDTIARLGGDEFAVLVEGALTGAEFIGLAGRIRESLEEPIVVDGRDLFIRASIGIASAEVGTVNADQLIRNADLAMYQAKERQDGEPALYDPSMHSSLVERLALEAELRKAVTDQGLQVHYQPTYGIHDGELAGVEALVRWPHPERGMIPPDVFIPLAEQTGLIHELGRFVLREACFQGREWATLSPSTALSIGVNVSGKQLQRRDFAGEVSQALADSGLSAEHLVLEMTESVLMNDTESTLRTLEALKAMGVRIAIDDFGTGYSSLSYLHRFPVDILKIDRSFVERLSGTDAEDSLVQSIVQLGQTLQLETIAEGIEEPGQLLALRRLGCTMAQGYHFGRPGPADVVSRLMVESAGQPAAAVPAG, from the coding sequence ATGACGATGCCCCGTCGCGGCCTGCGCACCCTTCTGGTCGTTCTCGCCGTGCTCGGCTATCTCGCCGTCGCCGTGGCCTTCGTGCTCCAGCCCGGCTCGCGGCTCGCCATGACCTGGATCGCGGACGTCTCACTCACCGGTGCCGCCGTGCTGGCGGGAGTCGCCAGCATCGCCCGCGGTCGGAGGCTGAGGAACAGCCCTCGCGCCCGCATCACCTGGTACTACTTCGCCGCGGCGGCGCTGAGCTGGGGCTTCGGGGCGCTGGTCGAGTGCTGGTACGACCTGGTGCGCCAGCAGCCGGTGCCCTCGCCGTCCCTGGCCGATCTCGGCTATCTGCCGGCCGGGGTGCTGTTCGCGATCGGGTTGCTGCGTATGGCCCTGCCCGGGCGCAACCCGGCCGAATGGCTGCGCACCCTGGTCGACGGGCTGATGATCTTCGTCGCCGTGCTGCTGGTGGGCTGGGTCAGCGTGGTCGGGCCGGCCATGCACCTGAGCTCGGCCGGGCTGGTTCCCAAGGCGCTGCTGCTGACCTACGCCGCCGTCGACGTCGCCCTGATCACGCTGGCCGTGCACCTGGTGCTGCGGGTGCGCGGATTCGAGCTCGGCTCCGGGCTGCCGATCGGGCCGCTGGTGGCGGGCGTGGTGATCTACGCGGTGGCCGACACCGTGGTCGCCTACCGCACGCTCGCCGGCGAGTACCAGACCGGGCAGTTCTTCGACGCAGGCTGGCTGACCGGGTTCACGTTGCTGCTGATCGGCACGGTGATGCCGCAACGCGAACGGCGAGCACCCCGCGACATGCTGCACCGGCAGATCGGCCTGCTACTGCCGTACTTCTTCATCGTGGCCGCCACCGCGCTGTCGGTCATCATCCCGGAGTTCACCGGCACCACCTACGAGGCCACCCGCTGGATCCGCTCGTCGCTGATCCTGCTGATGGTGGTGCGCCAGCTGCTGCTCATGCAGGAGAACCAGCACCTGACCAGGGATCTGGAGAAGCGGGTGGTGGACCGCACCCGGGAACTGAACGCCAGCCACAAGCGGTTCAAGGCACTGGTCGAGAACAGCTCCGACGTGGTCACGCTGATCGACCGGGACAACCGGATCGTCTACTCCGGCGACTCCGTGGCACGCGTCTTCGGGCTCTCGCCCACCAGCCTGGTCGGCCTGGACTACCAGGGCTTCCTGGACGAGCCCTCACGCCGCACGATGGCCGCCGGGATCGCCGAGATCTCCGGGACCCCGCTGGCCAGTACGACGTTCGAGGCCGTGCTGGTGTTCCCCGACGGCCGCCGGGTCAGCATCGAGAACACCGTGACCAACCTGTTGGACGACCCCGCGGTGCAGGCCGTCGTGGTGAACTCCCGCGACATCAGCGAGCGCCGGCAGCTCGAGGACGAGCTGGTGCACCAGGCTTTTCACGACTCGCTGACCGGCCTGGCCAACCGCGCGCTGTTCCTCGACCGGGTGGAGCACGCCACGCTGCGCCGCACCACCAGCTCCGAGGCGGTCGGTGTGCTGTTCCTCGACCTGGACGGGTTCAAGGAGGTCAACGACAGCCTGGGCCACGCCACCGGCGACTCCCTGCTCGTCGACGTGGCCCGCCGGCTGACCAGTTGCCTGCGGCCCGGCGACACCATCGCCCGGCTCGGCGGTGACGAGTTCGCCGTGCTCGTCGAGGGGGCGCTGACCGGTGCCGAGTTCATCGGCCTGGCCGGCCGGATCCGCGAGTCGCTGGAGGAGCCGATCGTCGTCGACGGCCGGGACCTGTTCATCCGGGCCAGCATCGGGATCGCCAGCGCCGAGGTGGGCACGGTGAACGCCGACCAGCTGATCCGCAACGCCGATCTGGCGATGTACCAGGCCAAGGAACGCCAGGACGGCGAGCCCGCGCTGTACGACCCGAGCATGCACTCCAGCCTGGTGGAGCGGCTGGCGCTGGAGGCGGAGCTGCGCAAGGCGGTCACCGACCAGGGGCTCCAGGTGCACTACCAGCCGACCTACGGCATCCACGACGGCGAGCTGGCCGGGGTGGAGGCGCTGGTGCGCTGGCCGCACCCCGAGCGCGGGATGATCCCGCCGGACGTCTTCATCCCGCTGGCCGAGCAGACCGGCCTGATCCACGAGCTGGGCCGGTTCGTGCTGCGGGAAGCCTGTTTCCAGGGCCGGGAGTGGGCCACCCTGTCGCCGTCCACCGCTCTGTCGATCGGCGTGAACGTGTCTGGAAAGCAGTTGCAGCGCCGGGATTTCGCCGGCGAGGTGAGCCAGGCGCTGGCCGACAGCGGGCTGTCGGCCGAGCACCTGGTGCTGGAGATGACCGAGAGCGTGCTGATGAACGACACCGAGAGCACCCTGCGCACGCTGGAGGCCCTCAAGGCGATGGGGGTGCGGATCGCGATCGACGACTTCGGCACCGGCTACTCGTCGCTGAGCTACCTGCACCGGTTCCCGGTCGACATCCTGAAGATCGACCGCTCGTTCGTGGAGCGGCTGTCCGGCACCGACGCGGAGGACAGCCTGGTGCAGAGCATCGTGCAGCTGGGCCAGACGCTCCAGCTGGAGACCATCGCCGAGGGCATCGAGGAGCCCGGCCAGCTGCTGGCCCTGCGCCGCCTGGGCTGCACGATGGCCCAGGGTTACCACTTCGGCCGGCCCGGCCCGGCGGACGTGGTGTCGCGGCTGATGGTGGAGTCGGCGGGGCAGCCCGCCGCGGCGGTTCCGGCCGGCTGA